TAAAGTAATCCGTGAATGAGGTCTACAACAACGATCACATGAGTTCTAATTTCGGCTCTAAGTTGGTCCTAGGGGTTAGACATTTTAATCAGATAATAACAAACTTACTTGCATTCTAACTTCACCATCTTAATTGTTCCGTCTTGTATTTATGCATTAAAGTAATGTGGCATATGCACATGACTCTTCTTTGGGATCATATCATTAGTTTTGGAGGTTTTGCACCCTTTTGTCTTCCTAATGAATGCTATAAATGAGCCACCATTTAAGCATCAAATTTAGGAGTTACAAACAATAATCATCTGCATCAAAGTATATGAAAGGTTAGCAGTTTTGTCATCTGTTCATCTTCTGAGGTACTCATAATTCTTCAATGGCCGCTAGGCCAAAAGAATTGGTCGTTTTGTTCATGGCCCTCTGGTTTCAAGTAATCAAAGGTGATGGTTCATCAGCTTCATCAGCACTGAATTGTTCTGGCGCATTCTTTTCGTTCGCTGATTGTTTGGAGTTTGTGGAGGATGCGTCCATGGTGGAAAAACCAGGAAAAGCCTGTTGCACTGGCCTTGAGGCTGTTGCAGGCCAGAGCATAGGGTGCTTGTGTGAGGTCCTCAAGGATGGGTCAAGGTTTGGTATCCCTATCAACATGACAAGGGCTCTCAGGCTAACATCTCTCTGCAGGGCTTTTGCTCAGCCCATGGAGCATTGTGTTATAGGTATGTGATGCATGTCTTGCTCTCTTTTGGTTTGTTCTTCTTCCCTGGAGTCATCTGATATT
Above is a window of Phoenix dactylifera cultivar Barhee BC4 unplaced genomic scaffold, palm_55x_up_171113_PBpolish2nd_filt_p 000190F, whole genome shotgun sequence DNA encoding:
- the LOC103721068 gene encoding non-specific lipid transfer protein GPI-anchored 11-like, encoding MAARPKELVVLFMALWFQVIKGDGSSASSALNCSGAFFSFADCLEFVEDASMVEKPGKACCTGLEAVAGQSIGCLCEVLKDGSRFGIPINMTRALRLTSLCRAFAQPMEHCVIEILRRKVLDSHHQKMDSYKTKWPYVPYMVRRR